The following DNA comes from Planctomycetia bacterium.
GAAAGTGAAACGACGAGCGATGCAATTGGCAAGACGGGCGAAACGCTCGGCGGCGGAGGCGGGGAATGAAACTGGCGGCGCGGATCGAGAATCTGCAGAAAGACTATGTCCTCAGCGGTGAAGTAGTGCATGCCCTGCGCGGCGTGACGCTGGACGTGCCCGAAGGAGACTACGTGGCGATCATGGGTCCGTCCGGGTCGGGCAAATCGACGTTGCTCAATTTGCTGGGTTGCTTGGATCGCCCCACCGGCGGCAGCTATTGGTTGGGGGACGACGACGTCGCCACGATGGACGACGATCAACTTTCCGAAGCCCGGGCGAATCATATCGGCTTCGTCTTCCAGTCCTATAACTTGATTCCGCAGTTGACGGTGCTGGAAAACATCGAAGTGCCGTTGCACTATCGCGGCCGTGTGACGGTCGCCGATCGGGCGCGTTGCCGGGAGTTGGCAGTGTTGGTCGGACTGGGCGATCGCTTGCTCCACCGCCCGATGCAGCTCTCCGGCGGTCAGCAACAACGCGCCGCCATTGCTCGCAGCCTGGCGAACGACCCGTTCTTCATGCTGGCCGACGAGCCGACCGGAAACCTCGATTCGGTGACGACGGCCGAAATTCTGTCGCTGCTGGAACGGTTAAACGACGCTGGCAAGACGATCATCATCGTCACGCACGAAGACGACGTTTCGCGCCACGCCAAGCGCATCATTCGGCTGCGGGACGGATACCTGCAATCCGACGAATTGCTGGATGACAGCAAGCGCATCCGCGTGGCGGCGCGGGCATTGGCCGGATAGACGTTGATTTTTGAGGCGCGCACGGAGCCTTTCGCGGAGCGAAAGGAGACTGTCGACGTCACATCACCGGCAATTGGGTTGCCATGCTGTCTGGTTTCGCCACCACTTGGATCCTCGGCATCAAGAGCTTGCTCTTGCATCCACTGCGTTCCATGTTGACGGTGCTGGGCATATTCATCGGCGTCGCCAGCGTGATTTGGTTGCTGGCCATTGGCGAAGGGATCAGCATTAAAGCCCAAGAGCAAATCGCCGGGCTCGGAGCGGAAAACATCATCATCCGCTCGATCAAGCCGCCGAGCGAAGCCACCGAAGGGGCGCGCGGCCTCGTGCCGTACGGCGTCACGCGGCTCGACTACGAAACCATGGTGGAGACGATCCCCACGGTGACCCGCGCGCTGCCAATTCGCGAGATCACGCGGCAGTTTCGCTACGGTGAGAGGTTTCTCGACGGGCGGCTCGTCGGCTGCACGCCGGAATACGCCGAGGTGACGCAGTTGGTGATCGACCGAGGGCGATTCATTTCCTCTTCCGATATCGCCGCGCGCAAGAACTACTGCGTGCTGGCCGCCGCGACCGCCGAGCGGTTGTTTCCCTACGAAGATCCGCTGGGCCGTTCCATTAAGGTGGAGCGCGATCCCTACGTTGTAATTGGCGTGCTCAAGCCTCGAGCGGCGTCCGCGGGCGTGGGCGGATCGTTCGCCGCGCAGGATTTTTCGAAGGACGTGTATATCCCAATCACCACGCTGTGGTTTCGCATCGGCGACCGCGTGCTGACCTTCGGCACTGGGTCGTTCAACGGCGAGATCGTCGAGTTGAGCCAGGTGACGTTGCGCGTGAACCACGTCGACAATGTGATGGACACCTCGGAGATCGTGAAGAACACGCTCCGCGAGAAGCACAAGCTGGAAGATTACAGCATCACGGTGCCGTTGGAGTTATTGGAGCAGGCCAAGAATACGCGGATGATGTTCATTTTGTTCCTGGGCATGATCGCCGCCATTTCTTTGATCGTCGGCGGCATCGGCATCATGAACATCATGCTGGCGACGGTCACGGAACGCACGCGCGAGATCGGCATCCGCCGCGCGCTCGGCGCGCGGCGAGCCGATATCACACGCCAATTCCTGGCGGAAACGATCGTCCTTTCCGTGCTCGGCGGCCTGACCGGCATCGCCGGCGGGCTGATTTGCGGCCCGATCATCGAACTTGGCCGCAATGCCCTGGAAGCGGTCGTCCCGGAAATGATGGCGGACGTACCCGAGGTGATCCGCACCATGTCACCACGGATCGTCCCGATGTCGATCCCGCTAGCGTTCTGCATTTCCGTCGTGGTCGGCGTGGTCTTCGGGCTCTACCCGGCGATGCGCGCGGCGAAGATGAATCCTATTGAGGCGCTGCGGCATACTTAGGAACTGCAAGTTGACAATTGTCGCAACGGAGTGATCTCGCTAGACGGTCATCCTTCCACGAGGTCAACGATATTCGCGTCGAGCGTCAATTGGTTCGGTTTGAGGCCCAATTCGTCACATAGCACGGCGATCAACTTGTTCCAGATTTCTTGGGCCGCGACGGAACGCGGCTGCTCGTCTTGGTCCGTGCCGGCGTAGTATTGCCATTTAATCGCGTGCGCCAGATCGCCCACGGTTGCAATGCCCAACGGCAGTCTGTCGGCGACGACGAAATATTGTCGGAGAATACAACCGAACGACAACAGCGCACATGCCGGCATCAAGGCAAGGATCACCATGCCGAGGGGCAGCGAAAACAGAGTCGCAGTGAAGCCGAGCAGCAAGCAAATCAACACTGCGAACGCCGCCAGTCCAGCCAACTCGTCTAGTCGGCCGTCCTTTTGCAACGCGGGCAGATGGACGCCGATGCCGTCGGCAAGTCGCCGCCAGGATGAGTGCAGTTGCTCGCGCGGAAAAATGTCCGCCAATTGAGTGCGCGGGCGAATGCTCTTGCGATCAAGTCCCGAGACGCGTTGAAGCGGCCCGCGCAATCGGAAAAACGCGACGCGCGACAGGCATACGGCCGGCGGCACGTCATTGCCAGTTTTCGAGAGCAACAATTGGTAGATGTCGCCGACCGTATCACACCGAGACATTTCGGCGTCAGTGAGATGGAGCTGGAACGCTTCATCAATGACCAGCATCACCTCGTACATGTCGAGTCCCATGGTGGTTTCCTCGCGTGTTCATGCTCCAATTCCGTGCGCCCGTTCATACTCGGCGATTTTATCGGCGTGGCGCAACGTCAGGCCGATGTCGTCCAGGCCGCCGAGCAGGCAATCGCGGCGGAAGGAGTCGACTTCGAAGGGGATTGTCAGTCCGTGGTCGTCAGTGATCGTGCAGGTGTGCAGGTCAACATTCAACTGGTAGCCAGGGTGCTTGGCGACGCGGTCGAACAAGTCCTGCACCTGGGCTTCGCTCAGTCGAATCGGCAGCATGCCGTTCTTGAAGCAGTTGTTGTAGAAGATGTCGGCAAAGCTCGGGGCGATCAGCACCCGGAAGCCGTGGTCTTCGAGCGCCCAGGGGGCATGCTCGCGGCTCGATCCGCAGCCGAAGTTGCGCCGCGCGACGAGCACGCTGGCCCCCTTGAACTGCGGCAGATTCAGCTCGAACTCCGGAATATCGGACCCGTCCTCGCGGAACCGCCAATCGAAGAACAAGAATTTGCCAAAACCAGTCCGCTCAATCCGCTTGAGGAACTGCTTGGGAATGATTTGATCGGTATCAACATTCGGCCTGTCCA
Coding sequences within:
- a CDS encoding ABC transporter ATP-binding protein: MKLAARIENLQKDYVLSGEVVHALRGVTLDVPEGDYVAIMGPSGSGKSTLLNLLGCLDRPTGGSYWLGDDDVATMDDDQLSEARANHIGFVFQSYNLIPQLTVLENIEVPLHYRGRVTVADRARCRELAVLVGLGDRLLHRPMQLSGGQQQRAAIARSLANDPFFMLADEPTGNLDSVTTAEILSLLERLNDAGKTIIIVTHEDDVSRHAKRIIRLRDGYLQSDELLDDSKRIRVAARALAG
- a CDS encoding ABC transporter permease; translated protein: MLSGFATTWILGIKSLLLHPLRSMLTVLGIFIGVASVIWLLAIGEGISIKAQEQIAGLGAENIIIRSIKPPSEATEGARGLVPYGVTRLDYETMVETIPTVTRALPIREITRQFRYGERFLDGRLVGCTPEYAEVTQLVIDRGRFISSSDIAARKNYCVLAAATAERLFPYEDPLGRSIKVERDPYVVIGVLKPRAASAGVGGSFAAQDFSKDVYIPITTLWFRIGDRVLTFGTGSFNGEIVELSQVTLRVNHVDNVMDTSEIVKNTLREKHKLEDYSITVPLELLEQAKNTRMMFILFLGMIAAISLIVGGIGIMNIMLATVTERTREIGIRRALGARRADITRQFLAETIVLSVLGGLTGIAGGLICGPIIELGRNALEAVVPEMMADVPEVIRTMSPRIVPMSIPLAFCISVVVGVVFGLYPAMRAAKMNPIEALRHT
- the leuD gene encoding 3-isopropylmalate dehydratase small subunit; this translates as MNPFTNHHGLVLTMDRPNVDTDQIIPKQFLKRIERTGFGKFLFFDWRFREDGSDIPEFELNLPQFKGASVLVARRNFGCGSSREHAPWALEDHGFRVLIAPSFADIFYNNCFKNGMLPIRLSEAQVQDLFDRVAKHPGYQLNVDLHTCTITDDHGLTIPFEVDSFRRDCLLGGLDDIGLTLRHADKIAEYERAHGIGA